Proteins encoded by one window of Listeria cossartiae subsp. cossartiae:
- the pbpD1 gene encoding D-alanyl-D-alanine carboxypeptidase PBPD1, whose product MKNIMKKTGIAIMAASLAVSGFLVSPKAAQAAEAPNVNANAAIAIEESTGKILYSKDADKLMGIASMTKMMDEYLLLEAIDKGQLKWDDKVTISEYAFKVSQDTSLSNVPLRLGEDYTVQELYEAMAIYSANGAAIALSEKIAGSEKDFVDAMNKKAEKLGLGEHKFVNSTGLNNEDLKGEEQVGGPKDENQMTARGMAKLAKHLIDDYPDVLKTASITKKEFRKGTSDQIDMSNWNWLLPGLIYGRQGVDGLKTGTTDYAGMCLTATAVQDGMRVITVVLHANGGAPGAHTSARFDETNKMLDYAFNNFKVKEVQKAGSKVKDPSTLAVNKGKEDTVGLVTKDAVKLVVPKNDNSPKLNTKVTLKEKKIEAPVEKGTTVGEMEVSLKDGDDLGYLDGKQTETIDVLTASDVEKANWFMLSAQAVGSFFTGIGSYVSNGVQGWFN is encoded by the coding sequence GCAATCATGGCAGCATCCCTCGCAGTGAGTGGCTTCTTAGTAAGTCCGAAAGCAGCACAAGCCGCAGAAGCACCAAACGTAAATGCAAATGCAGCAATCGCAATTGAAGAGAGTACTGGAAAAATTTTATATTCAAAAGACGCTGACAAGCTAATGGGTATCGCATCCATGACGAAAATGATGGATGAATATTTACTACTGGAAGCAATCGATAAGGGACAATTAAAATGGGACGATAAAGTAACCATTTCTGAATATGCGTTTAAAGTTTCCCAAGACACATCACTATCGAACGTACCGCTTAGACTTGGTGAAGATTATACGGTGCAAGAATTATATGAAGCGATGGCAATCTACTCTGCAAACGGCGCAGCAATTGCGCTTTCTGAAAAAATTGCAGGATCTGAAAAAGATTTTGTTGACGCGATGAACAAAAAAGCAGAAAAACTCGGATTAGGTGAGCACAAATTTGTTAACTCGACTGGTCTTAACAATGAAGATTTAAAAGGCGAGGAACAAGTAGGTGGGCCAAAAGACGAAAATCAAATGACGGCGCGCGGTATGGCGAAGTTGGCGAAACACTTAATTGATGATTATCCAGACGTACTAAAAACAGCAAGCATCACGAAAAAAGAATTCCGCAAAGGCACATCAGATCAAATTGATATGTCCAACTGGAACTGGCTACTACCAGGCCTAATTTATGGTCGCCAAGGTGTAGATGGTTTGAAAACAGGGACAACTGATTATGCTGGAATGTGCTTAACTGCAACAGCTGTGCAAGATGGCATGCGTGTTATCACAGTCGTTCTTCATGCAAACGGCGGAGCACCTGGCGCACATACAAGTGCCCGTTTTGACGAAACTAACAAAATGCTCGACTACGCTTTTAACAATTTTAAAGTAAAAGAAGTACAAAAAGCAGGCTCTAAAGTGAAAGATCCTTCTACGCTCGCAGTAAATAAAGGCAAAGAAGATACAGTTGGACTTGTGACAAAAGACGCTGTGAAGCTAGTTGTACCTAAGAACGACAATTCACCTAAACTAAACACAAAAGTAACGCTAAAAGAGAAAAAAATCGAAGCACCCGTTGAAAAAGGTACGACAGTCGGCGAAATGGAAGTATCTCTAAAAGATGGAGATGACCTAGGCTACCTTGACGGAAAACAAACCGAAACAATCGACGTACTAACTGCCAGCGACGTTGAAAAAGCAAACTGGTTCATGCTTTCCGCTCAAGCAGTAGGCTCCTTCTTTACAGGTATTGGAAGTT